From the Mycoplasmatota bacterium genome, one window contains:
- a CDS encoding DNA-binding protein, translating to MDYISVQEAAIKWGISERRIQKLCEENRISGVVRFSRMWLIPKDAKKPVDGRKKTKD from the coding sequence ATGGATTACATTTCTGTTCAAGAAGCTGCTATAAAATGGGGCATCTCTGAAAGGCGTATACAAAAGCTCTGTGAAGAAAATAGGATATCAGGTGTTGTTCGATTTAGCCGTATGTGGCTTATTCCTAAAGATGCAAAAAAGCCTGTTGATGGGCGAAAGAAAACAAAAGATTAA
- a CDS encoding transposase yields the protein MNLQREKLGKKRKLVLKNKKEGKKIKVSRTDPESGYYYHDEKEKGFKYCYHRTVDGRHNIIIDTYVTHGNVHDSVLLIDRLKYIEENVFNFNQIVLDSGYFNYDIMKYLEDNDKFSVIAYRRYPRNKDIYPKSKFIWDVEKIVIFVLRATLKSKNSK from the coding sequence ATAAATCTCCAGCGAGAAAAATTAGGTAAAAAAAGAAAATTAGTATTAAAGAATAAAAAAGAGGGCAAAAAGATTAAGGTTAGTCGAACTGATCCAGAATCGGGATATTATTATCATGATGAAAAAGAAAAGGGATTTAAGTATTGCTATCATCGAACTGTTGATGGTAGACATAATATCATCATCGATACCTATGTAACTCATGGTAATGTACACGACAGTGTTCTATTAATTGATAGACTGAAATATATAGAAGAAAATGTCTTTAATTTTAATCAAATAGTTTTAGATTCAGGATACTTTAATTATGATATTATGAAATATTTAGAAGATAATGACAAGTTTAGTGTTATAGCTTACCGGAGATATCCTAGAAACAAAGATATTTATCCCAAAAGTAAGTTTATTTGGGATGTAGAAAAAATAGTTATATTTGTCCTAAGGGCTACGCTAAAGAGCAAAAACAGTAAATAA
- a CDS encoding acylphosphatase yields the protein MKRYVLKIYGVDQRDSFSQLIYQQAIKNQLKGFVKICSGYVLLDCEGDKKNICSFLIEVIKKPMLLVKIEKVKAFLLVPYHYTKFTMIDRKKNK from the coding sequence ATGAAACGGTATGTGCTTAAAATTTATGGGGTGGATCAAAGAGATAGCTTTAGTCAATTGATTTATCAACAAGCAATAAAAAATCAGTTAAAAGGGTTTGTGAAAATATGTAGTGGTTATGTCCTTTTGGATTGTGAAGGGGATAAAAAGAATATCTGTTCATTTTTAATAGAAGTAATAAAGAAGCCAATGCTTTTAGTTAAGATTGAAAAGGTGAAGGCATTTTTACTAGTCCCTTATCACTATACGAAATTTACGATGATTGATCGTAAGAAGAATAAATGA
- the hypD gene encoding hydrogenase formation protein HypD has translation MDERKLIDYINQNVKRKINIMDVCGKHTNVIKRIDLESVLSDKINLVSGPGCPICITSSQIVDLAISLAKSKKTIVTYEDMLKVRGSKNSLNDLLLDGYKIKLIKSPLDLFLFIEQNKKDEIVFLGVGFETIVPVLSSVVKTMKRLKIDNVSFLLSIKRMEPIIRKLLVENKKIDGIIAPGHVASVTGSDYFKFITDHFSLSCAICGFKAHDILSAIYFLIRHVDKPSFINLYSHFVRPLGNKKALNLINQVFDIRDSYCFGLGNVYQSSYQLKEEFSAYNAFKKYKLRLLNKNEEIKECLCKQVILGFKKPTDCRSYQSECNPTNPIGSCMVSSNGTCLAYFNYRKRRKK, from the coding sequence ATGGATGAAAGGAAACTGATTGATTATATTAATCAAAATGTGAAGCGTAAAATAAATATAATGGATGTATGTGGAAAGCACACAAATGTGATTAAAAGAATAGACTTAGAGTCTGTCTTATCAGATAAGATTAATCTTGTCTCAGGTCCTGGATGTCCTATTTGCATCACTAGTTCACAAATAGTAGATTTAGCTATTTCACTAGCTAAAAGTAAAAAAACAATCGTTACTTATGAAGATATGTTAAAAGTAAGAGGGAGTAAAAATAGTTTAAATGATTTATTACTAGATGGATACAAAATAAAATTGATTAAATCACCACTGGATTTATTTTTATTCATTGAACAAAATAAAAAGGATGAGATTGTTTTTTTAGGTGTTGGTTTTGAAACAATTGTACCTGTTTTATCATCTGTTGTGAAGACAATGAAAAGGTTAAAGATAGACAATGTATCTTTTCTATTATCTATAAAACGGATGGAACCCATTATAAGAAAACTATTAGTAGAAAATAAAAAAATAGATGGGATAATTGCTCCTGGTCATGTGGCATCAGTTACTGGTAGTGATTATTTTAAATTTATAACAGATCATTTTTCTTTATCATGTGCTATCTGTGGGTTTAAAGCACATGATATTTTATCAGCAATTTATTTTCTTATAAGACATGTTGATAAACCAAGTTTTATCAATTTGTATAGTCATTTTGTCCGTCCTTTAGGAAATAAAAAAGCATTAAATTTAATCAATCAGGTATTTGATATTAGGGATTCTTATTGTTTTGGGTTGGGGAATGTTTATCAATCAAGTTATCAATTAAAAGAAGAATTTAGTGCTTATAATGCTTTCAAAAAATACAAATTACGACTTCTTAATAAAAATGAAGAAATTAAAGAATGTTTATGCAAGCAGGTAATATTAGGTTTTAAAAAGCCAACCGACTGTCGTTCATATCAATCAGAATGTAACCCTACGAATCCAATAGGTTCTTGTATGGTATCATCTAATGGAACCTGTTTAGCGTATTTTAATTATAGAAAGCGTCGTAAAAAGTAG
- the glmS gene encoding glutamine--fructose-6-phosphate transaminase (isomerizing): MCGIVGYIGKKDVKNILLTGLQTLEYRGYDSAGLALYTDEGIAVYKEKGRIEQLRQIVGSEVAFLGIGHTRWATHGVPNQVNSHPHQSLDGRFVLVHNGVIENDDELREKYFVGHPFRSETDTEVIVELLSYYVRKYQVVDVALRHLMNQLHGSYALAIIDNDDPDTFYVVKNKSPLLIGKGEGFNMVGSDAIAMLKETNLFYELDDLEYAKITRDKIEIYEITGALIEREPFETKLDANDIEKGTYSHFMLKEIDEQPFVLRRIIKEYEKDEKLFIDECIINEVRNADRLYIIAAGTSFHAGLIGKQLFETLAQIPVEVHISSEFVYNMPLISQNPLFIFISQSGETADSRASLVRIKAMGYKSLAITNVEGSTLYRETDYQLLLHAGPEIAVASTKAYSAQIAVLSILAYLVADEKKFDLKHELSLVANVIETLCDDKELFDNLAKELFTKRNCFYIGRTMDYYVALEAALKLKEISYIQTEGFASGELKHGTIALIEEDTPVIAIISQENTNLNTRSNIKEVKARGAKTLMISLKSMSAEKDQIVIDDVYPLLTPLVTIIPTQLLAYYAALHRYLDIDKPRNLAKSVTVE, translated from the coding sequence GTGTGTGGAATTGTAGGATATATCGGTAAAAAAGATGTGAAAAACATCTTACTTACGGGTCTACAAACATTAGAATACCGTGGTTATGATTCTGCGGGACTTGCTTTATATACGGATGAGGGGATTGCTGTGTATAAAGAAAAAGGAAGAATTGAGCAGTTACGTCAGATTGTTGGAAGTGAAGTAGCTTTTTTAGGGATAGGTCATACCCGTTGGGCAACCCATGGGGTACCGAATCAAGTGAATTCTCATCCACATCAAAGTTTAGATGGCAGATTTGTTTTGGTTCATAATGGTGTTATAGAAAATGATGATGAATTAAGAGAGAAATATTTTGTTGGTCATCCTTTTAGAAGTGAGACTGATACAGAAGTAATTGTTGAATTACTCAGTTATTATGTTAGAAAATATCAGGTAGTTGATGTTGCATTAAGACATTTAATGAATCAGTTACATGGATCCTATGCATTAGCTATTATAGATAATGATGATCCTGATACTTTTTATGTAGTTAAAAATAAATCACCTTTATTAATTGGTAAAGGTGAGGGATTTAATATGGTAGGATCTGATGCAATTGCGATGTTAAAGGAGACTAACCTATTTTATGAATTAGACGATTTAGAGTATGCGAAAATTACAAGAGATAAGATTGAAATATATGAGATTACTGGTGCGCTTATAGAAAGGGAACCATTTGAAACGAAGTTAGATGCAAATGATATTGAAAAAGGAACCTATTCTCATTTTATGTTAAAAGAAATTGATGAACAACCTTTTGTATTAAGACGTATTATTAAAGAATATGAAAAAGATGAAAAGTTATTTATTGATGAATGTATTATTAATGAGGTCAGAAATGCTGATCGTTTATATATTATCGCAGCGGGAACAAGTTTTCATGCCGGATTAATTGGCAAGCAATTATTTGAAACATTAGCGCAAATTCCAGTTGAAGTTCATATTTCAAGTGAATTTGTTTATAATATGCCTTTAATTAGTCAAAATCCATTGTTTATATTTATTTCTCAATCAGGTGAGACAGCGGATAGTAGAGCATCACTTGTTAGAATAAAAGCAATGGGTTATAAATCATTAGCGATTACAAATGTTGAAGGTTCAACATTGTATCGTGAGACAGATTATCAATTATTATTGCATGCAGGACCAGAAATTGCGGTAGCTTCAACAAAAGCTTATTCAGCTCAAATCGCGGTGTTATCTATTTTAGCGTACTTAGTAGCTGATGAGAAAAAATTTGATTTAAAACATGAATTATCATTAGTTGCTAATGTGATTGAAACCTTATGTGATGATAAAGAATTATTTGATAATCTTGCGAAAGAGTTATTTACGAAAAGAAATTGTTTCTATATTGGTAGAACAATGGATTATTATGTAGCCCTTGAAGCAGCATTAAAATTAAAAGAGATTTCTTATATTCAAACAGAAGGATTCGCATCAGGTGAATTAAAACATGGGACAATCGCCTTAATTGAAGAAGATACACCGGTTATCGCAATCATCTCACAAGAAAATACGAATTTAAATACACGTTCAAATATTAAGGAAGTCAAAGCAAGAGGTGCGAAAACCTTAATGATTTCATTAAAATCAATGAGTGCTGAAAAAGACCAAATCGTTATCGATGATGTCTATCCATTATTAACACCACTTGTGACGATTATTCCAACACAATTATTAGCATACTATGCAGCACTTCATAGATATCTTGATATTGATAAACCAAGAAATTTGGCTAAGAGTGTTACCGTAGAGTAG
- a CDS encoding 2-hydroxyglutaryl-CoA dehydratase, with product MKEKVFLGIDVGSVSTNIVLVNENKEIIEKLYLRTMGNPIKVLKEGLNNIREQYADDIQIMGVGTTGSGRTLASFMVGGDVVKNEITSHAVASSTYVPDVKTILEIGGQDSKIIILRNHVVCDFAMNTVCAAGTGSFLDRQAARLGVPIEAFGDLALKSQTPVRIAGRCAVFAESDMIHKQQLGYSQEDIINGLCEALVRNYLNNVGKGKEILSPVVFQGGVAANKGIKKAFERALGCEVYVPEHYNVMGALGAAILAQREAQRKHQTNFLGFDIADIDFQVKGFECQHCPNACEVVGIYKDDLLAARWGDKCGRWTNINLESPVA from the coding sequence ATGAAGGAAAAAGTTTTTCTTGGTATTGATGTTGGTTCTGTTAGTACCAATATCGTTTTAGTAAATGAAAATAAAGAAATCATTGAAAAATTATATCTACGGACGATGGGAAACCCCATCAAGGTCTTAAAAGAAGGTTTAAACAATATAAGAGAACAATATGCTGATGATATTCAGATTATGGGAGTTGGAACCACTGGAAGTGGGCGTACTTTGGCAAGTTTTATGGTAGGTGGTGATGTTGTTAAAAATGAGATTACATCCCATGCAGTTGCGAGTTCAACCTATGTACCTGATGTAAAGACAATTTTAGAGATTGGTGGACAAGATTCAAAAATCATTATTTTAAGAAATCATGTTGTTTGTGATTTTGCGATGAATACGGTATGTGCAGCTGGTACTGGTTCTTTTTTAGACCGACAAGCAGCACGTTTAGGTGTTCCAATTGAAGCATTTGGAGATTTGGCTTTAAAGTCACAGACACCTGTAAGAATCGCTGGAAGATGCGCTGTGTTTGCCGAATCAGATATGATTCATAAACAACAACTTGGTTATAGTCAAGAAGATATTATTAATGGGTTGTGTGAAGCATTAGTTCGTAATTATTTAAATAATGTTGGAAAAGGGAAGGAAATTTTATCTCCTGTTGTGTTTCAAGGTGGGGTAGCAGCGAATAAAGGTATCAAAAAAGCTTTTGAAAGGGCATTAGGATGCGAAGTTTATGTTCCTGAACATTATAATGTTATGGGGGCACTAGGTGCTGCGATTTTAGCTCAAAGGGAAGCTCAAAGAAAACATCAAACTAACTTTTTAGGTTTTGATATCGCTGATATCGATTTTCAGGTAAAAGGATTTGAATGTCAACATTGCCCAAATGCTTGTGAGGTAGTAGGAATCTATAAAGATGATTTATTAGCAGCAAGATGGGGAGATAAATGTGGACGATGGACAAATATAAATTTAGAAAGTCCAGTGGCTTAA
- a CDS encoding CoA protein activase, whose product MKITFPHMGTTFIPIKMILDELNIEVILPPKSNKRALELGVKCSPEAICVPFKIITGNILEGIEKGADTVFMLTGCGPCRFGIFHALQREIIHDMGHDVEFLTADRFSNYEGLREFSQRLKEASPQNSYIKIIRTIKKGLKVLDEVDTLYELTNKLRPRELNKGEVDYIWAQFENDIRTSYGYKEVMHVIKKYHLQLKEIEVDYKKPCLKVAIVGEIYTILENYINLNIERKLGNMGIEAIRTTSASEFVREQLDFIPFMRSQKKKIYKAASKYLDIPIGGHAINSIGNIMRAVKNDYDGVIHLLPFTCMPEIVVQSILPTIEKEQNIPIMTLVLDEMTGEGGYITRLEAFVDLIQKRREMKNEGKSFSWY is encoded by the coding sequence CCTTAGAATTAGGGGTAAAGTGCTCACCGGAGGCTATTTGTGTTCCTTTTAAAATAATTACTGGAAATATTTTAGAAGGCATTGAAAAGGGCGCAGATACAGTATTTATGTTAACGGGATGTGGACCATGTCGTTTTGGTATCTTCCATGCTTTACAAAGAGAAATAATTCATGATATGGGCCATGATGTTGAATTTCTAACGGCTGATCGATTTAGTAATTATGAGGGGTTAAGAGAATTCTCACAACGATTAAAAGAAGCTTCTCCTCAAAATAGTTATATAAAAATCATACGTACGATTAAAAAAGGATTAAAAGTTCTAGATGAAGTTGATACACTTTATGAACTTACTAATAAGTTAAGACCTAGAGAATTAAATAAGGGGGAAGTGGATTATATTTGGGCTCAGTTTGAAAATGATATTAGAACTTCTTATGGATATAAAGAAGTAATGCATGTGATAAAAAAATATCATCTACAGTTAAAAGAAATTGAGGTTGATTATAAGAAACCCTGTTTAAAAGTAGCGATTGTAGGAGAAATTTATACGATTCTAGAAAATTATATTAATCTTAATATTGAAAGAAAATTAGGAAATATGGGGATAGAGGCTATTCGAACAACATCAGCTAGCGAGTTTGTTCGTGAACAACTTGACTTTATCCCATTTATGCGTTCACAGAAGAAAAAGATATATAAAGCAGCTAGTAAATACTTAGATATACCGATAGGTGGACATGCGATTAATTCAATTGGAAATATCATGCGGGCAGTTAAAAATGATTATGATGGTGTTATTCATTTATTGCCATTTACTTGTATGCCAGAGATCGTTGTTCAAAGTATTTTACCAACCATTGAGAAAGAACAAAATATTCCGATAATGACATTAGTATTAGATGAAATGACAGGTGAAGGTGGTTATATTACACGCCTTGAAGCCTTTGTTGATTTAATACAAAAAAGGAGAGAAATGAAAAATGAAGGAAAAAGTTTTTCTTGGTATTGA